A window of Chlorobium phaeobacteroides DSM 266 genomic DNA:
TCCTTCACTTTCTTGAACAGCAGGCAAAAGCCCTTGTTGCATCCGGCAAAGATCGCAAGTGGGATGAACTCTCTCGCATTCTCCAGAACGAACCCCAAATGCGGGATGCTGGCGGGCGAATGCGCAAAATTATCATTTTCAGTGAGCACCGGGACACGCTGAATTACCTCCACGAAAAAATTGCGGGTGTGCTTGGCAGTCATGATGCTATTGTTGTCATTCATGGTGCTGTTCACCGTGACGACCGCCGGAAAGCTCAGGAGCTTTTTCGCTCTGACCCCGAAATCCGTGTACTTGTTGCCACCGATGCAGCCGGTGAAGGCATCAACCTTCAGAATGCCAATCTGATGGTGAACTACGATCTGCCCTGGAACCCCAACCGCCTCGAACAGCGGTTCGGGCGTATTCATCGTATTGGCCAGCAGGAGGTTTGCCATCTCTGGAACCTTGTCGCCAAGGAGACTCGTGAAGGTGATGTCTATTTCCGTTTGCTTGAAAAGCTTCAAGTAGTGAGTGATGCACTCAAGGGTGAGGTATTTAACGTTCTTGGTGAGGTGTTTGATGGCATCAGCCTCAAGGATTTGCTTCTGGAAGCGATTCGCTATGGTGATAAACCTGAAGTGCGTGCTCGACTCAGTCACAAAATTGATATCGCTCTCGATCTTGATCACTTGAAAGAGATTCTCAATCGAGATGCACTTGCGCAGGAAAGTTTCAGCACAGAACGACTTTTTGCAGTGAAAGAAGAGATGGAAAAGGCTGAAGCCCGGCGTCTTCAGCCCTTCTTTGTTCGATCCTTCTTTATGAAAGGCTTTGAGTCACTCGGTGGTTCGATCTATCCCCGCGAATCTGGCCGTTTTGAAATCACGCGAGTTCCTGCCGAGTTGCGTGAACGTGACCGCCTCATTACCGGGCGCAATCGCCGGGACCTTGCTCCGGTTCTGCATCGTTACGAACGGGTTTGTTTTACCAAGGATGCCGTGCGTCCGGTGGATAAACCCGGCCTTGCCTTCGCCAATATGATTCATCCCGGCCACCCGCTTATGCTTGCTCTCAGCGACCTCTTGCTGGAGCAGCATGCCAACCTCCTCCGTCAGGGCACTATCCTTGTTGACCCGGCTGATGATGGCGACCAGCCCTCGTTGCTCTTTCTCCTCACCCACGAGGTGAAATCCGGTGATGGCATGGTTATTTCCAAACGACTGCAATTTGTTCGGGTTATGCCCGACGGCAGCGCCACCTTCGCCGGGTGGGCGCCGCATTTAGACCTTGAACCACTTGCTTCTGCCCAGCGACCACTTTTGGCTGAAACACTTGCTGCACCCTGGCTCAACGCTGGCTTGGAAAACCGTGCTCTTGCCTTGGCAGCATCAACACTTGTCCCTCAGCACTTCAGTGAGGTCGCTGACCGACGTATTGCCCATGTTGACAAGACTCTTGCCGCTGTCCACGAGCGTCTGACGAAAGAGATAAATTTCTGGTCAGACCGTTTCGAGAAGCTTACCGACGACAAAAAAGCAGGAAAGGATGTACGGCTCAACCTTGAAAATGTTCGTCGAACGCTCAGCGATCTCGAAGCCCGGCTGGAGCATCGCAAGAAAGAGCTGCTCTCCATGCGTCATGTCACCTCTGCAACACCGGTTGTGCTCAGTGGAGCACTGGTTATTCCTGCTGGATTGCTTCGTGTACTGCAAGGTGAGCCTGCATCCTGCAGCTCTACATTTTCTGCTAATCCCGCAGCCCGTTCACGCATCGAGCAGCTTGCCATGCACGCTGTTCGCATCGCTGAAGAAGCCCGAGGATGCCATGTGGTAGATGTCTCCGCCCAGAAGTGCGGTTGGGACATTACCTCATACCCGCCGGCAATTGATGGTAAACAACCTGAATCTCGGCATATCGAAGTCAAGGGGCGAATAAAAGGTGCAACTACGATTACCGTTACTCGTAATGAAATGCTCTATGCCCTCAATCAGGCCGAAAAATTTGTACTTGCCATTGTGCAAATTGACGAGAATGAGCAGATTGATGGACCCTACTATCTGCGGAGCCCCTTTGATGCAGAACCGGGTTGGGGCGTCTCATCAATCAATTACAATATCCAGGATCTTCTCGCTCTTGCAGGAGGCAATCAATGAGTACATCAAGACGTTACCGTATATTTGTTTCGAGCGTACAAAAAGAGCTGGCTGAAGAACGTCAATCTCTGAAGACATTTATTTTGAATGATGCACTTTTGCGGCAGTTTTTTGAAGTATTCCTGTTCGAAGATATCCCGGCCTCAGATCGCCGACCTGACAACGTCTATCTTGAAGAGGTTGATCGTTGTGACCTCTATATCGGACTTTTCGGTGACAGTTATGGCTCCGAAGGGTTTAATGGCCTTTCACCCACAGAAGAGGAATTTGATTGCGCAACTAAGGCTGCAAAACCCCGAATCATCTTTGTAAAAAGTGAGTCCGCATCCGGCCGCCATCCGAAAATGCAGGCGCTTATTCGCAAAGCAGGTGATCAGCTCATCAGGCGCCGGTATGCAAGTATTCCTGAACTGACTGCAGGTGTGTACGCCAGTCTTGTAGAATATCTGGGACGATGGGGCGCGATTACGATAGGGCCGTTCGATGCTTCAGCCTGCCGGGGAGCTGAACTTACCGATATTTCAGAAGAGAAGGTGGCAACATTTCTTGATCGGGCGGTGCATGCACGTGGTTATGCCCATGGCCGGGGAACACCGATGCACAGCGCATTGGTTCATCTCAATCTTCTTGACCATGATCGACCGAGTAACGCAGCTATTTTGCTCTTTGGAGCGCAACCGCAGCGCTTTCTTCTTTCATCCGAAGTCAAATGCCTCCACTTTCATGGAACCCAGGTAAGGAAACCTATTCCCTCCTATCAGGTTTATAAAGGCGACCTTTTTCAACTGGTCGATTCCTCCATAGATTTTGTGATGGGAAAGCTCAACAGGGCGGTCGGTACCCGTGCTTTAAGCAATGATGCACCGGTTACCTATGAAATCCCCCGTGATGCCGTGGCCGAAGCAATTGTCAATGCCATTGCGCACCGCGACTACAGTTCCAATGCCTCTGTTCAGGTCATGCTCTTTTCCGACCGACTTGAAGTGTGGAATCCGGGAAGCTTGCCGCCATCGTTGACCATCGACTCCCTGCGGCGCCCTCATGCATCGGTACCACACAATCCGCTTATTGCCGAATCACTGTTTCTGACCAGAATCGTTGAACGCGCAGGATCGGGCATTCTTGACATGATTGAACTCTGCGCCGAGAGCGGACTCCAGCCACCGGAATTCAGGCAGGATGCTGGTTCATTTATACAAACGTTATGGCGCCCGGTTCAATCCGGCTCAACAGAAGAGAGCGTTACCGCGCAAGTTGGCACTAAGTTGGCACTAAGTCAGCACCAAGTCGAAGTTCTCTCTAATTGTTTTGAAGATAGTGAGTTATCCAAGCTCATGATCATTGTTGGTCGCTCAGATCGCACTAAGTTCCGGCACCAAGTCCTTAACCCGCTCATCACAGCCGGATTGATTGAAATGACCATTCCGGATAAACCACGAAGCAGCCTGCAAAAGTACAGAATAACTGAAAAAGGTAGAACCTGGCTTACAGAAATAAAGGAATGATATCAGACTATCCAATAAAATCACCCCGCAAGCTTATTGAGGTTGCGCTTCCGCTGGATGCTATCAATGCAGCTTGTGCCTATGAGAAAATGCCAGGGATAGGTGCTCATCCACGCGGAATCCATCTTTGGTGGGCAAGGCGACCTCTTGCAGCCGCACGAGCGGTTCTGTTTGCGCAACTTGTCAACGACCCTGGTTACCAACAGGGTTGTGGTTTCAAATATGGCAAGAATAAAAAGGAAGCTGCTATTGAACGAAAGCGACTGTTCAAGATTATCGAAGAGCTTGTATTGTGGGAAAATACCACCAACGAGGAAGTTCTGGAACGCGCCAGGGTTGAGATTCGCCGATCCTGGCGGGAGGTGTGCGAACTGAATAAAGAGCATCCGCAGGCTGCCGAGTTGTTCAACCCGGAAAAGATGCCTGCGTTTCATGACCCTTTTGCTGGTGGTGGAGCTATTCCACTTGAAGCACAGCGATTGGGACTCGAAGCCTACGCCTCCGATCTGAATCCAGTTGCAGTGCTGATTAACAAAGCAATGATTGAGATTCCGCCCAAGTTCGCTGGACGACCTCCGGTCGGACCAGAGATTGAGAACAAACAGGGCAAAAGTCTCGAACTTCCAAAAATTTGGCCGGGAGCTACCGGACTGGCAGAGGATGTTCGCCGCTATGGGTCGTGGATGCGTGATGAAGCACAAAAACGTATTGGACACCTTTATCCACCTGTTGAAGTCACTGAGGAGATGGCGAGGGAACGGTCTGACCTCAAACCGCTTGTTGGCAAGAAACTTACCGTCATTGCATGGTTGTGGACAAGAACTGTCAAAAGTCCGAATCCTGCTTTTACCCATGTAAACGTTCCACTTGTTTCGTCCTATATATTGGCAAATAAAGATGGTAAAGAAGTATACGTAAAGCCAGTTATCGAGGGTGATAAGTATTATTTTTTGATTAAAAATGGTACTCCAACAACTGAAGCTAAAGATGGGACAAAAGCAACTGTGCGAGGGGCAAACTTCAGATGTATAGTTTCAGGCGCTGTAATTGGAAGCGACTATATAAAAACAGAAGGTAAAGCGGGAAGAATCGGCCAAAGACTCATGGCTATTGTTGCCGAGGGTACCCGAGGCCGGGTTTATCTCCCCCCAACATTGGATGCGGAAACTGTTGCAAAAGATGCTGCTCCAACGTGGCGTCCATCCGGTGATGTACCAGAGAGATTGACAGGTGGGACTTGTGTTCCTTATGGATTGAAAGAATGGGGAGATATTTTTACTCCTCGGCAGTTGGTCGCATTGACAATATTAAGCGATTTACTTTCTGAAGTGCGTGAACTTGTCAGAGAAGATGCTTTAGCTTCTGGCTTATCTGACAGCGAAAAAGGACTTGGTGATGGAGGCTCTGGTGTGATTGCTTATGCGGAAGCAGTTAGCGTGTATCTTGCTTTTGCCATCAATCGCTGTGCGGATTTTTGTAATTCAGTTACACGATGGGTTCCAGGAAATCAGAAGGTGATGAATCTTTTTGGGAAACAAGCCATTCCTATGACATGGGATTATCCAGAAGCTGCTATTCTTGCTGATACGGTCGGTGGCTTTGCTCCCGCTTCGAAATACGTTGCTGATTGCATTGGGAAGTTGTCTCCTGCCGCTGTCGGTTTTGCCTCTCAAGCTGATGCGCAAACACAGAGTATTTCCATGGCTAAAATAATTTCAACTGATCCACCCTATTATGACAACATTGCCTATGCTGATCTTTCTGATTTTTTTTACGTGTGGCTGAGGAAATCCTTGCGTCTATTTCTTCCAGGCTTGTTTTCCACAATTACAGTCCCTAAGGTTGAAGAACTCGTAGCGGCTCCTTATCGTCATGGCACAAAACAGAAAGCTGAAACGTTTTTTCTTACGGGCATGACTGAGGCCATCCATAATCTTGCCGAACAAGCACATCCCGAGGGCCCGGTTACAATTTACTACGCATTTAAGCAGTCGGAGACAAGTGGACAAGATGGCACATCTTCTCCAGGATGGGTAACGTTTTTGTCGGCAGTGTTAAGTGCCGGTTTTGCTATTGTTGGTACATGGCCGTTACGCAGCGAACAGGAATTCCGGATGATTGGCATGGGAGCAAATGCCCTTGCATCCAGCATCGTCCTTGTTTGCCGCAAACGTTCTGCTGACGCTCCCTCCGTTTCCCGCCGTGAGTTCATTCGCGAGTTGAACGGCGTATTGCCCGAGGCACTTGACGAAATGACCAAAGGTTCCGGCGAGGAACGTTCGCCCGTTGCTCCGGTGGATTTGTCGCAGGCTATCATTGGCCCCGGCATGGCGGTTTTTTCCAAATACTCAGCAGTGCTGGAAGCAGACGGCACACCGATGAGCGTCAGAACGGCTCTCCAGCTCATCAACCGTTTTCTTGCCGAGGATGATTTCGATCCAGATACCCAGTTCTGCCTTCACTGGTTTGAGCAATACGGATGGAATGAAAACCTTTTCGGTGAAGCTGATGTATTAGCCCGCTCAAAATCGACAAGTGTTGACGCCATGAAGGAGGCCGGTGTGCTCCAGAGTGGCAGCGGCAAAGTCCGTCTGCTCAAATGGGCGGAGTATCCCAGCGATTGGGATCCGCGTACTGACAAGCGAATGCCTGTATGGGAAGCACTGCACCAGCTTATCCGCGCATTGAAGCAAGGAGGCGAATCTGCATCCGGAGCACTTCTTGCTGCTCTCGGCGGCAAAGCTGAAGCGGTACGTCAACTCGCATACCGCCTCTATACGCTCTGCGAACGACTCGGCCAGGCCGAAGATGCACGAGCCTATAACGAACTGATCACAAGCTGGACAGGTATCGAATCTGTTGCCAACAGCATACCAAAACCGTCCGATCCGCAACTGTCACTTTTTGATAACTGAAGGATATAACTCATGAGCCTGAAACCCTGGCGTGAAATCATTATACCTCACTCGGATGTGCTGAATGGCATCTTTCAGCAATCCGAGTTTGCCGCAG
This region includes:
- a CDS encoding helicase-related protein codes for the protein MRIEDIIQGSSLTGLEPSTVATVIAVVPIADGAVRVIYQTPDGTLKERLLGRADEESVAVAISERPWSFDGDGEAFKLTVEAKRIDLAFLFDPMMAVHTSNVEPLPHQITAVYESMLPRQPLRFVLADDPGAGKTIMAGLYIRELIMRADARRIVIVAPGSLVEQWREELFEKFGLEFRVFTRDLEAATPSGNPFEDIDHLIVRLDQMARNEELQDKLCAAGWDLVVFDEAHKLAAHFFGNKMQKTGRFKLAEKLGEQTRHLLLMTATPHNGKEEDFQLFLSLLDSDRFYGKFRDGVHKVDCSDLIRRMVKEKLVKFDGTPLFPERKAYTVNYQLSDLEAALYEAVTDYVKTEMGKADQLDGKRKGSVGFALTSLQRRLASSPEAIFQSLKRRRERLERRLREEKMGARGQQLLAETLIDVPEDEDDFNAEEQETMEETLVVQATASQTISELEGEIIILHFLEQQAKALVASGKDRKWDELSRILQNEPQMRDAGGRMRKIIIFSEHRDTLNYLHEKIAGVLGSHDAIVVIHGAVHRDDRRKAQELFRSDPEIRVLVATDAAGEGINLQNANLMVNYDLPWNPNRLEQRFGRIHRIGQQEVCHLWNLVAKETREGDVYFRLLEKLQVVSDALKGEVFNVLGEVFDGISLKDLLLEAIRYGDKPEVRARLSHKIDIALDLDHLKEILNRDALAQESFSTERLFAVKEEMEKAEARRLQPFFVRSFFMKGFESLGGSIYPRESGRFEITRVPAELRERDRLITGRNRRDLAPVLHRYERVCFTKDAVRPVDKPGLAFANMIHPGHPLMLALSDLLLEQHANLLRQGTILVDPADDGDQPSLLFLLTHEVKSGDGMVISKRLQFVRVMPDGSATFAGWAPHLDLEPLASAQRPLLAETLAAPWLNAGLENRALALAASTLVPQHFSEVADRRIAHVDKTLAAVHERLTKEINFWSDRFEKLTDDKKAGKDVRLNLENVRRTLSDLEARLEHRKKELLSMRHVTSATPVVLSGALVIPAGLLRVLQGEPASCSSTFSANPAARSRIEQLAMHAVRIAEEARGCHVVDVSAQKCGWDITSYPPAIDGKQPESRHIEVKGRIKGATTITVTRNEMLYALNQAEKFVLAIVQIDENEQIDGPYYLRSPFDAEPGWGVSSINYNIQDLLALAGGNQ
- a CDS encoding DUF4062 domain-containing protein, which encodes MSTSRRYRIFVSSVQKELAEERQSLKTFILNDALLRQFFEVFLFEDIPASDRRPDNVYLEEVDRCDLYIGLFGDSYGSEGFNGLSPTEEEFDCATKAAKPRIIFVKSESASGRHPKMQALIRKAGDQLIRRRYASIPELTAGVYASLVEYLGRWGAITIGPFDASACRGAELTDISEEKVATFLDRAVHARGYAHGRGTPMHSALVHLNLLDHDRPSNAAILLFGAQPQRFLLSSEVKCLHFHGTQVRKPIPSYQVYKGDLFQLVDSSIDFVMGKLNRAVGTRALSNDAPVTYEIPRDAVAEAIVNAIAHRDYSSNASVQVMLFSDRLEVWNPGSLPPSLTIDSLRRPHASVPHNPLIAESLFLTRIVERAGSGILDMIELCAESGLQPPEFRQDAGSFIQTLWRPVQSGSTEESVTAQVGTKLALSQHQVEVLSNCFEDSELSKLMIIVGRSDRTKFRHQVLNPLITAGLIEMTIPDKPRSSLQKYRITEKGRTWLTEIKE
- a CDS encoding DUF1156 domain-containing protein translates to MISDYPIKSPRKLIEVALPLDAINAACAYEKMPGIGAHPRGIHLWWARRPLAAARAVLFAQLVNDPGYQQGCGFKYGKNKKEAAIERKRLFKIIEELVLWENTTNEEVLERARVEIRRSWREVCELNKEHPQAAELFNPEKMPAFHDPFAGGGAIPLEAQRLGLEAYASDLNPVAVLINKAMIEIPPKFAGRPPVGPEIENKQGKSLELPKIWPGATGLAEDVRRYGSWMRDEAQKRIGHLYPPVEVTEEMARERSDLKPLVGKKLTVIAWLWTRTVKSPNPAFTHVNVPLVSSYILANKDGKEVYVKPVIEGDKYYFLIKNGTPTTEAKDGTKATVRGANFRCIVSGAVIGSDYIKTEGKAGRIGQRLMAIVAEGTRGRVYLPPTLDAETVAKDAAPTWRPSGDVPERLTGGTCVPYGLKEWGDIFTPRQLVALTILSDLLSEVRELVREDALASGLSDSEKGLGDGGSGVIAYAEAVSVYLAFAINRCADFCNSVTRWVPGNQKVMNLFGKQAIPMTWDYPEAAILADTVGGFAPASKYVADCIGKLSPAAVGFASQADAQTQSISMAKIISTDPPYYDNIAYADLSDFFYVWLRKSLRLFLPGLFSTITVPKVEELVAAPYRHGTKQKAETFFLTGMTEAIHNLAEQAHPEGPVTIYYAFKQSETSGQDGTSSPGWVTFLSAVLSAGFAIVGTWPLRSEQEFRMIGMGANALASSIVLVCRKRSADAPSVSRREFIRELNGVLPEALDEMTKGSGEERSPVAPVDLSQAIIGPGMAVFSKYSAVLEADGTPMSVRTALQLINRFLAEDDFDPDTQFCLHWFEQYGWNENLFGEADVLARSKSTSVDAMKEAGVLQSGSGKVRLLKWAEYPSDWDPRTDKRMPVWEALHQLIRALKQGGESASGALLAALGGKAEAVRQLAYRLYTLCERLGQAEDARAYNELITSWTGIESVANSIPKPSDPQLSLFDN